The Kitasatospora setae KM-6054 genome contains a region encoding:
- the yajC gene encoding preprotein translocase subunit YajC codes for MQYIIFLLPLLAIFMMMRSQKKRQAQAQSMQSTLQPGAGVRTIGGMYALVKAVNDETVELEVAPGVVAHYTKGAIAAVLEPLEYDAIINGRPAEDASDEAAEAVEADAEEKPLSLSKDEAKADAEAPESK; via the coding sequence GTGCAATACATCATCTTCCTCCTTCCGCTCCTCGCCATCTTCATGATGATGCGCTCGCAGAAGAAGCGTCAGGCCCAGGCGCAGAGCATGCAGAGCACGCTCCAGCCGGGGGCCGGGGTCCGCACCATCGGTGGCATGTACGCCCTGGTCAAGGCGGTCAACGACGAGACCGTCGAGCTGGAGGTCGCTCCCGGTGTGGTGGCGCACTACACCAAGGGCGCGATCGCGGCCGTCCTGGAGCCGCTGGAGTACGACGCGATCATCAACGGCCGTCCCGCCGAGGATGCGTCGGACGAGGCCGCCGAGGCCGTCGAGGCGGACGCCGAGGAGAAGCCGCTGAGCCTGTCCAAGGACGAGGCGAAGGCCGACGCCGAGGCTCCCGAGAGCAAGTAG
- a CDS encoding YebC/PmpR family DNA-binding transcriptional regulator codes for MSGHSKWATTKHKKAAIDAKRGKLFAKMIKNIEVAARTGGGDPAGNPTLYDAIQKAKKSSVPIDNINRAVKRGSGAEAGGADYSTIMYEGYGPNGVAVLIECLTDNRNRAASDVRVAMTRNGGNMADPGSVSYLFNRKGVVIVPKADGVDEDKILDVVLDAGAEEVNDLGEAFEVMSEATDMVAVRTALVDAGIDYDSADANFVPSMQVELDADGARKIFKLIDALEDSDDVQNVFANFDVSDEIMAELDA; via the coding sequence ATGTCCGGCCACTCTAAGTGGGCTACCACCAAGCACAAGAAGGCCGCGATCGACGCCAAGCGCGGCAAGCTCTTCGCCAAGATGATCAAGAACATCGAGGTGGCGGCCCGCACCGGCGGCGGCGACCCGGCCGGCAACCCGACGCTCTACGACGCCATCCAGAAGGCGAAGAAGAGCTCCGTCCCGATCGACAACATCAACCGGGCCGTCAAGCGCGGTTCCGGCGCGGAGGCCGGCGGCGCCGACTACTCGACGATCATGTACGAGGGCTACGGCCCGAACGGCGTGGCCGTCCTGATCGAGTGCCTCACCGACAACCGCAACCGCGCCGCCTCCGACGTGCGCGTCGCGATGACCCGCAACGGCGGCAACATGGCCGACCCGGGCTCGGTCTCCTACCTGTTCAACCGCAAGGGCGTCGTGATCGTCCCCAAGGCGGACGGCGTGGACGAGGACAAGATCCTGGACGTCGTGCTGGACGCCGGCGCCGAGGAGGTCAACGACCTGGGCGAGGCCTTCGAGGTGATGTCCGAGGCCACCGACATGGTCGCGGTCCGCACCGCGCTGGTCGACGCCGGCATCGACTACGACTCGGCCGACGCCAACTTCGTCCCCAGCATGCAGGTCGAGCTGGACGCCGACGGCGCCCGCAAGATCTTCAAGCTGATCGACGCGCTGGAGGACAGCGACGACGTGCAGAACGTCTTCGCCAACTTCGACGTCTCCGACGAGATCATGGCCGAGCTGGACGCCTGA
- a CDS encoding DUF349 domain-containing protein, translated as MSSDPWGRVDEQGNVYVRTADGERQVGSWQAGSPEEALAYFERKFQGLEAEIALLEHRVRKTDLAAKEAQTALDHLRAQVVEAHAVGDLDALAKRLETLAGEIETRQGERKAAKAKAQEETRAAKEALVAEAEQLAESNQWREAGDRLRALVDNWKALPRLDRKSDDELWHRFSHARSVFSKHRKSHFAALDSERDSARAVKEKLVAEAEALSGSTEWGPTAAAYRDLMTQWKAAGRAQRDAEEELWARFRGAQDVFFQARSAAFSERDAEQGENQKAKEALLVEAEAILPITDLKAAKAALREISERWEAIGHVPRDARPKLDGRLGAVERAVREAEEAEWQRSNPEARARATGMTTLLQAAVDKLRADLDKARAAGNASRAAKLEAELEGRQALLDQAQKSLQEFTS; from the coding sequence GTGAGCAGCGACCCGTGGGGCCGTGTCGACGAGCAGGGGAACGTCTACGTGAGGACGGCCGACGGCGAACGCCAGGTCGGCTCCTGGCAGGCCGGCTCCCCCGAGGAGGCCCTCGCCTACTTCGAGCGCAAGTTCCAGGGCCTGGAGGCGGAGATCGCCCTCCTGGAGCACCGGGTGCGCAAGACCGACCTGGCCGCCAAGGAGGCGCAGACCGCGCTCGACCACCTGCGCGCGCAGGTCGTCGAGGCGCACGCGGTCGGCGACCTGGACGCGCTCGCCAAGCGCCTGGAGACCCTGGCCGGCGAGATCGAGACCCGGCAGGGCGAGCGCAAGGCCGCCAAGGCGAAGGCCCAGGAGGAGACCCGGGCCGCCAAGGAGGCGCTGGTCGCCGAGGCCGAGCAGCTCGCCGAGTCCAACCAGTGGCGGGAGGCCGGCGACCGGCTGCGCGCCCTGGTCGACAACTGGAAGGCGCTGCCGCGGCTGGACCGCAAGAGCGACGACGAGCTGTGGCACCGCTTCTCGCACGCCCGCTCGGTGTTCTCCAAGCACCGCAAGTCGCACTTCGCGGCGCTCGACTCGGAGCGCGACTCGGCCCGCGCGGTGAAGGAGAAGCTGGTCGCCGAGGCCGAGGCGCTGTCCGGCTCCACCGAGTGGGGCCCGACGGCCGCCGCCTACCGGGACCTGATGACGCAGTGGAAGGCGGCCGGCCGCGCCCAGCGGGACGCGGAGGAGGAGCTGTGGGCCCGCTTCCGCGGCGCCCAGGACGTCTTCTTCCAGGCCCGGTCCGCCGCGTTCTCCGAGCGCGACGCCGAGCAGGGCGAGAACCAGAAGGCCAAGGAGGCGCTGCTGGTCGAGGCCGAGGCGATCCTGCCGATCACCGACCTGAAGGCCGCCAAGGCCGCGCTGCGCGAGATCTCCGAGCGCTGGGAGGCGATCGGCCACGTCCCGCGCGACGCCCGTCCGAAGCTGGACGGCCGGCTGGGCGCCGTGGAGCGCGCCGTCCGCGAGGCCGAGGAGGCCGAGTGGCAGCGCTCCAACCCGGAGGCGCGGGCCCGCGCCACCGGCATGACCACCCTGCTGCAGGCCGCCGTGGACAAGCTCCGCGCCGACCTGGACAAGGCGCGGGCCGCGGGCAACGCGTCCAGGGCCGCCAAGCTGGAGGCCGAGCTGGAGGGCCGCCAGGCGCTGCTCGACCAGGCGCAGAAGTCGCTGCAGGAGTTCACCTCCTGA
- the secF gene encoding protein translocase subunit SecF translates to MSLRNIGHRLYQGEVSFDFVGKRKIWYSISAVIVLVAGIGLAMGLHLGIEFKGGSVYTVHKPGLSASQAKDTADKIIGSNTALAQTTDKGDVRIQVSAQESIPATTFTKEFSQAIGVQEQDINAQVIGPSWGADISKKALTGLIVFMVLVTIYMAIAFEWRMAVAALVALIHDLLITIGVYALVGFEVTPGTVIGFLTILGYSLYDTVVVFDTVKENTRGLTKQSRRTYSEAANHGLNQTLVRSINTTVVALLPVSALLFIGGGFLGAGTLNDISLALFIGLAAGAYSSICVATPLLAQLKEQAPDMKALAKRVAQRRASEAKAKAEAEARGEEFDEVEGEDGDGEQVAAGMVGQRNQPVSRARGKGRPSGKH, encoded by the coding sequence ATGTCGCTCCGCAACATCGGTCACCGCCTCTACCAGGGCGAGGTCTCCTTCGACTTCGTCGGCAAGCGGAAGATCTGGTACTCGATCTCCGCGGTGATCGTCCTGGTGGCCGGCATCGGCCTGGCCATGGGCCTGCACCTGGGCATCGAGTTCAAGGGCGGCTCGGTCTACACCGTGCACAAGCCCGGCCTGTCGGCCTCGCAGGCGAAGGACACCGCCGACAAGATCATCGGCTCGAACACCGCGCTGGCGCAGACCACGGACAAGGGTGACGTCCGGATCCAGGTCAGCGCCCAGGAGTCGATCCCGGCGACGACCTTCACCAAGGAGTTCTCGCAGGCGATCGGCGTCCAGGAGCAGGACATCAACGCCCAGGTGATCGGCCCCTCCTGGGGCGCCGACATCTCCAAGAAGGCGCTGACCGGCCTGATCGTCTTCATGGTGCTGGTCACCATCTACATGGCGATCGCCTTCGAGTGGCGGATGGCGGTGGCCGCCCTGGTCGCCCTGATCCACGACCTCCTGATCACCATCGGCGTCTACGCCCTGGTCGGCTTCGAGGTCACCCCGGGCACCGTGATCGGCTTCCTGACCATCCTCGGCTACTCGCTCTACGACACGGTCGTCGTCTTCGACACCGTGAAGGAGAACACCCGGGGCCTCACCAAGCAGTCCCGCCGCACCTACAGCGAGGCCGCCAACCACGGCCTCAACCAGACCCTGGTGCGCTCCATCAACACCACGGTCGTCGCCCTGCTCCCGGTCTCGGCGCTGCTCTTCATCGGCGGCGGCTTCCTGGGCGCGGGCACCCTGAACGACATCTCGCTGGCCCTGTTCATCGGCCTCGCGGCCGGTGCCTACTCCTCCATCTGCGTGGCCACCCCGCTGCTCGCGCAGCTCAAGGAGCAGGCGCCGGACATGAAGGCGCTGGCCAAGCGGGTCGCCCAGCGGCGCGCCTCGGAAGCCAAGGCGAAGGCCGAGGCCGAGGCCAGGGGCGAGGAGTTCGACGAGGTCGAGGGCGAGGACGGCGACGGGGAGCAGGTCGCGGCCGGTATGGTCGGACAGCGTAACCAGCCGGTCAGCCGCGCCCGCGGCAAGGGACGGCCGTCCGGCAAGCACTGA
- a CDS encoding peptidylprolyl isomerase, whose protein sequence is MVTSEQRRRQLAREKYERQAQARAEAAAKRRRRNAIVAGALAVVVVGGIATVASGALDSDDKKDSKAASAAPSPSASGKQWAAEPAMTIDTAAAYTATLDTSAGKVTFSLDAAKAPHTVNSFAFLAGQQFWDNTKCHRLTTQGIYVLQCGDPTGTGTGGPGYQFADENLTGATYPAGTVAMANSGANTNGSQFFLVYKDTQLPPSYTPFGKITGGLDVLQKIADAGVQGGGGDGAPATPVKVASITTAKG, encoded by the coding sequence GTGGTCACCAGCGAACAGCGGCGGCGGCAGCTCGCCCGTGAGAAGTACGAGCGCCAGGCGCAGGCGCGCGCCGAGGCGGCCGCCAAGCGCAGGCGGCGCAACGCGATCGTGGCCGGCGCCCTGGCCGTCGTGGTGGTGGGCGGCATCGCGACCGTCGCCAGCGGCGCGCTCGACTCGGACGACAAGAAGGACTCCAAGGCCGCCTCGGCCGCGCCGAGTCCGTCGGCCTCCGGCAAGCAGTGGGCGGCCGAGCCGGCCATGACGATCGACACCGCGGCCGCCTACACCGCGACGTTGGACACCTCGGCGGGCAAGGTCACCTTCTCGCTGGACGCGGCGAAGGCCCCGCACACGGTCAACTCCTTCGCGTTCCTGGCCGGTCAGCAGTTCTGGGACAACACGAAGTGCCACCGGCTGACCACGCAGGGCATCTACGTCCTGCAGTGCGGTGACCCGACCGGCACCGGAACCGGCGGCCCCGGCTACCAGTTCGCCGACGAGAACCTGACCGGCGCCACCTACCCGGCGGGCACCGTGGCGATGGCCAACTCCGGCGCGAACACCAACGGCAGCCAGTTCTTCCTGGTCTACAAGGACACCCAACTGCCGCCCAGCTACACCCCGTTCGGCAAGATCACCGGCGGCCTCGACGTGCTGCAGAAGATCGCCGACGCGGGCGTCCAGGGCGGCGGCGGCGACGGCGCGCCGGCCACGCCGGTCAAGGTCGCGAGCATCACCACCGCCAAGGGCTGA
- the pdxT gene encoding pyridoxal 5'-phosphate synthase glutaminase subunit PdxT: MSIPTIGVLALQGDVREHLVALAAADALARPVRRPEELAEVDALVMPGGESTTISKLAVLFGLMDPLRARVAAGMPVYGTCAGMIMLADKILDGRDDQETVGGIDMTVRRNAFGRQNESFETAIPFAGLPGDPVTGVFIRAPWVEAVGADVEVLAEVPAADGPDARIVAVRQGNLLATSFHPELTGDHRVHEYFVRMVEAAGR, translated from the coding sequence GTGAGCATCCCCACCATCGGCGTGCTGGCCCTGCAGGGCGACGTCCGCGAGCACCTGGTGGCGCTGGCCGCCGCCGACGCGCTGGCCCGGCCGGTGCGCCGCCCCGAGGAGCTGGCCGAGGTGGACGCGCTGGTGATGCCGGGCGGCGAGTCCACCACGATCTCCAAGCTGGCCGTGCTGTTCGGCCTGATGGACCCGCTGCGCGCGCGGGTCGCGGCCGGCATGCCGGTGTACGGCACCTGCGCCGGCATGATCATGCTGGCGGACAAGATCCTGGACGGCCGGGACGACCAGGAGACCGTCGGCGGCATCGACATGACCGTCCGCCGCAACGCCTTCGGCCGGCAGAACGAGTCCTTCGAGACCGCCATCCCGTTCGCGGGCCTGCCCGGCGACCCGGTCACCGGCGTGTTCATCCGCGCCCCCTGGGTCGAGGCGGTCGGCGCGGACGTCGAGGTGCTCGCCGAGGTGCCGGCCGCGGACGGCCCGGACGCCCGGATCGTCGCGGTCCGCCAGGGCAACCTGCTGGCCACCTCCTTCCACCCGGAGCTGACCGGCGACCACCGCGTCCACGAGTACTTCGTCCGGATGGTCGAGGCCGCCGGGCGCTGA
- a CDS encoding adenine phosphoribosyltransferase — MTSTTDPALSELLNSRIRDVRDYPKPGVLFKDIAPLLADAEAFGALTRALAERARELGATKVVGLEARGFVLAAPAAFAAGLGFVPIRKKGKLPGEVFARSYDLEYGSATLEVQCDAFEPGEKVLVVDDVLATGGTIAASLDLVQEAGAELVGVVVLMELGFLTGRAKLASHLHGAPLETLVVV; from the coding sequence GTGACCTCCACCACCGACCCCGCCCTGTCCGAGCTGCTCAACAGCCGGATCCGGGACGTGCGGGACTACCCGAAGCCGGGTGTCCTGTTCAAGGACATCGCCCCCCTGCTGGCCGACGCCGAGGCGTTCGGCGCGCTGACCCGGGCGCTGGCCGAGCGGGCGCGGGAGCTCGGCGCCACCAAGGTGGTCGGGCTGGAGGCGCGGGGGTTCGTGCTGGCCGCGCCGGCGGCGTTCGCCGCGGGCCTCGGGTTCGTCCCGATCCGCAAGAAGGGCAAGCTGCCCGGCGAGGTGTTCGCCCGCTCGTACGACCTGGAGTACGGGTCGGCGACGCTGGAGGTGCAGTGCGACGCGTTCGAGCCGGGCGAGAAGGTCCTGGTGGTGGACGACGTGCTGGCCACCGGCGGGACGATCGCGGCCTCGCTCGACCTGGTCCAGGAGGCCGGGGCCGAGCTGGTCGGCGTGGTCGTGCTGATGGAGCTCGGCTTCCTGACGGGGCGCGCGAAGCTCGCCTCGCACCTGCACGGGGCGCCGCTGGAGACCCTGGTCGTGGTCTGA
- the ruvB gene encoding Holliday junction branch migration DNA helicase RuvB, which produces MSPYESDPADRLLTASADGEDQAVEAALRPKLLDEFIGQERVREQLSLVLQAARKRGAAPDHVLLSGPPGLGKTTLSMIIAAELNAPIRITSGPAIQHAGDLAAILSSLTEGEVLFLDEIHRMSRPAEEMLYMAMEDFRVDVIVGKGPGATAIPLELPPFTLVGATTRAGLLPPPLRDRFGFTGHMEFYAPAELERVVHRSAGLLDVEIDPAGAAEIAGRSRGTPRIANRLLRRVRDFAQVRHDGLVSREIAARALEVYEVDARGLDRLDRAVLEALLKLFGGGPVGLSTLAVAVGEEAETVEEVAEPFLVREGLLARTPRGRIATAAAWQHLGLTPPQAPAAARAARGVRQNGLWADGQA; this is translated from the coding sequence ATGAGCCCGTACGAGTCCGACCCCGCTGACCGCCTGCTGACGGCGTCCGCCGACGGCGAGGACCAGGCGGTCGAGGCGGCGCTGCGCCCCAAGCTGCTGGACGAGTTCATCGGCCAGGAGCGGGTGCGCGAGCAGCTCTCGCTGGTCCTCCAGGCGGCCCGCAAGCGCGGCGCCGCGCCGGACCACGTGCTGCTCAGCGGCCCGCCCGGGCTCGGCAAGACCACCCTGTCGATGATCATCGCGGCCGAGCTGAACGCCCCGATCCGGATCACCTCCGGGCCGGCCATCCAGCACGCGGGCGACCTGGCGGCGATCCTCTCCTCGCTGACCGAGGGCGAGGTGCTGTTCCTCGACGAGATCCACCGGATGTCCCGGCCCGCCGAGGAGATGCTCTACATGGCGATGGAGGACTTCCGGGTCGACGTGATCGTCGGCAAGGGCCCCGGCGCCACCGCCATCCCGCTGGAGCTGCCGCCGTTCACGCTGGTCGGCGCGACCACCCGGGCCGGCCTGCTGCCGCCGCCGCTGCGCGACCGGTTCGGCTTCACCGGCCACATGGAGTTCTACGCCCCGGCCGAGCTGGAGCGGGTGGTGCACCGCTCGGCCGGCCTGCTGGACGTCGAGATCGACCCGGCCGGCGCGGCCGAGATCGCCGGCCGCTCGCGCGGCACGCCCCGGATCGCCAACCGGCTGCTGCGCCGGGTCCGGGACTTCGCCCAGGTCCGGCACGACGGCCTGGTCAGCCGGGAGATCGCGGCCCGGGCGCTGGAGGTCTACGAGGTCGACGCGCGCGGCCTGGACCGGCTGGACCGGGCGGTGCTGGAGGCGCTGCTCAAGCTGTTCGGCGGCGGCCCGGTGGGCCTCTCGACCCTGGCGGTGGCGGTCGGCGAGGAGGCCGAGACGGTCGAGGAGGTCGCCGAGCCCTTCCTGGTCCGGGAGGGCCTGCTGGCCCGCACCCCGCGCGGCCGGATCGCCACCGCGGCGGCCTGGCAGCACCTGGGGCTGACCCCGCCGCAGGCACCGGCGGCGGCGAGGGCGGCGCGGGGCGTCCGGCAGAACGGGCTATGGGCCGACGGGCAGGCATAA
- the secD gene encoding protein translocase subunit SecD encodes MATPKSRSRDGYPGRALALILVVTVGLVALMFGTGNTKPRLGIDLAGGTSVTLTAKSDDPSAVNKTNLDTAVNIIQKRVNGMGVSEAEVQTQGNANIIVNIPDGGNTQQSIDKVGDTAKLYFRPVLAAEPSGAAAQQPSPSASASGGASASPSAGASAVAGSPSASASAPASASASATKAGRALSGALQADPTASASGSASAQPSASAQASAPAANPSAAPTPDAETLALQQKYAALDCSDKAQRLNYQKTNDPTAPAIACSYNDEQGLWYKFVLGGVAVNGQDVTKAQAVYDTQTGKGWMVDLSFNDTGSKAFAATTGQLATQSSPANQFAIVLDGQVVSHPYVQESITGGNAVINGTFTSDEAKSLANVLSYGALPLDFVKSDVTTVSPQLGSEQLKAGLIAGLIGMVLVVAYSLVYYRGLGLISIAGLVVSAVLTWSIMSLLGAGIGFALNLPAVCGAIVAIGITADSFIVYFERIRDEVREGAQLRAAVQRAWPRARRTILVSDFVSFLCAAVLYLVSVGKVQGFAFTLGLTTLLDVVVIFLFTKPLITLLARTKFFASGHPWSGLDPKRLGARPPIRGSRRRSTTTQEV; translated from the coding sequence GTGGCAACACCCAAGTCGCGGTCGCGCGACGGATACCCGGGACGGGCGCTGGCGCTCATCCTGGTGGTCACCGTCGGCCTTGTGGCCCTCATGTTCGGGACGGGCAACACCAAGCCCCGTCTCGGTATCGACCTCGCCGGTGGTACCAGCGTCACGCTGACCGCGAAGTCGGATGACCCCTCCGCGGTCAACAAGACCAATCTCGACACCGCGGTGAACATCATCCAGAAGCGTGTCAACGGCATGGGCGTCTCCGAGGCGGAGGTCCAGACCCAGGGCAATGCCAACATCATCGTCAACATTCCCGACGGTGGTAACACGCAGCAGTCCATCGACAAGGTCGGTGACACCGCCAAGCTCTACTTCCGCCCGGTGCTGGCCGCCGAGCCGTCCGGCGCGGCCGCCCAGCAGCCGAGCCCGTCCGCCAGCGCCTCCGGCGGCGCCTCGGCCTCGCCGTCGGCCGGCGCCTCCGCCGTGGCCGGCTCGCCGAGCGCCTCCGCGTCGGCCCCCGCCTCGGCCTCGGCCTCGGCGACCAAGGCCGGCCGCGCCCTCTCCGGCGCGCTGCAGGCCGACCCGACGGCGTCCGCCTCCGGCTCGGCCTCGGCCCAGCCGTCCGCCTCCGCCCAGGCTTCGGCGCCCGCCGCCAACCCGAGCGCCGCGCCGACCCCGGACGCCGAGACCCTCGCGCTCCAGCAGAAGTACGCCGCGCTGGACTGCAGCGACAAGGCGCAGCGGCTGAACTACCAGAAGACCAACGACCCGACCGCCCCGGCGATCGCCTGCTCGTACAACGACGAGCAGGGCCTCTGGTACAAGTTCGTGCTCGGCGGCGTCGCGGTCAACGGCCAGGACGTCACCAAGGCGCAGGCCGTGTACGACACCCAGACCGGCAAGGGCTGGATGGTCGACCTGTCGTTCAACGACACCGGCTCCAAGGCCTTCGCGGCCACCACCGGCCAGCTGGCCACCCAGTCCTCCCCGGCCAACCAGTTCGCGATCGTGCTGGACGGCCAGGTCGTCTCGCACCCGTACGTGCAGGAGTCGATCACCGGCGGCAACGCCGTGATCAACGGCACCTTCACCTCGGACGAGGCCAAGTCGCTGGCGAACGTGCTGAGCTACGGCGCGCTCCCGCTGGACTTCGTGAAGAGCGACGTCACCACCGTCTCCCCGCAGCTCGGCTCCGAGCAGCTGAAGGCCGGTCTGATCGCCGGTCTGATCGGCATGGTCCTGGTGGTCGCCTACTCGCTGGTCTACTACCGCGGCCTGGGCCTGATCTCGATCGCCGGCCTGGTCGTCTCGGCGGTCCTGACCTGGTCGATCATGAGCCTGCTCGGCGCGGGCATCGGCTTCGCGCTGAACCTGCCCGCGGTCTGCGGCGCGATCGTCGCGATCGGCATCACCGCGGACTCCTTCATCGTCTACTTCGAGCGGATCCGGGACGAGGTCCGCGAGGGCGCCCAGCTCCGGGCCGCCGTGCAGCGGGCCTGGCCGCGGGCCCGGCGCACCATCCTGGTGTCGGACTTCGTGTCCTTCCTCTGTGCCGCGGTGCTCTACCTGGTCTCGGTCGGCAAGGTGCAGGGCTTCGCCTTCACCCTGGGCCTGACCACCCTGCTCGACGTCGTGGTGATCTTCCTGTTCACCAAGCCGCTGATCACCCTGCTCGCCCGTACCAAGTTCTTCGCCAGCGGCCACCCGTGGTCCGGCCTGGACCCGAAGCGGCTCGGCGCCCGTCCGCCGATCCGCGGCTCCCGCCGCCGTTCCACCACCACCCAGGAGGTCTGA
- the ruvC gene encoding crossover junction endodeoxyribonuclease RuvC, whose product MRVLGVDPGLTRCGVGVVEGLPGRRLDMLGVGVVRTPSDDEIGPRLLAIEQGLESWLDRYQPELVAVERVFAQHNVRTVMGTAQASAVAVLCATRRGIPVTLHTPSEVKAAVTGSGRADKAQVTAMVTRILRLDAPPKPADAADALALAICHIWRGGTTNRLTAAIKAHAAGGGSWHGARPDGPDGPGRAAAAPRAARGGAPGRPRSSPRP is encoded by the coding sequence GTGCGCGTGCTGGGTGTGGACCCTGGGCTGACCAGGTGCGGCGTCGGGGTGGTCGAGGGACTGCCCGGGCGGCGGCTCGACATGCTCGGCGTCGGCGTGGTGCGCACCCCGTCGGACGACGAGATCGGCCCGCGGCTGCTCGCCATCGAGCAGGGCCTGGAGTCCTGGCTCGACCGGTACCAGCCCGAACTCGTCGCCGTGGAGCGGGTGTTCGCCCAGCACAACGTCCGCACCGTGATGGGCACCGCGCAGGCCTCGGCGGTCGCCGTGCTCTGCGCGACCCGCCGCGGCATCCCCGTCACGCTGCACACCCCCAGCGAGGTCAAGGCCGCCGTCACCGGCTCGGGCCGGGCCGACAAGGCCCAGGTCACCGCCATGGTCACCCGGATCCTGCGGCTCGACGCCCCGCCCAAGCCGGCCGACGCGGCGGACGCCCTCGCGCTGGCGATCTGCCACATCTGGCGCGGCGGCACGACGAACCGGCTGACCGCGGCCATCAAGGCGCACGCCGCGGGCGGCGGCTCCTGGCACGGCGCCCGGCCGGACGGGCCCGACGGGCCCGGTCGGGCGGCGGCCGCCCCCCGGGCGGCCCGCGGCGGCGCGCCGGGCCGCCCGCGCAGTTCCCCGCGCCCCTGA
- a CDS encoding MBL fold metallo-hydrolase, translating into MFVAGFPAGAWGTNCYLVAPAAGEECVIVDPGHEAAAGVEELIREHRLKPVAVLLTHGHIDHVASVVPVCGARGVPAWIHPEDRYMLADPEKALGRSLGQQLMGSITVGEPDDVRELTDGGVLELAGLHLTVDHAPGHTGGSVTFRTPASAEVPPVLFSGDLLFAGSIGRTDLPGGDSAAIMRSLARVCLPLDDATVVLSGHGSQTTIGRERATNPYLRQAGGAPGAPAFPRRGM; encoded by the coding sequence GTGTTCGTCGCCGGATTCCCCGCCGGGGCCTGGGGCACCAACTGCTACCTGGTCGCACCCGCCGCCGGCGAGGAGTGCGTGATCGTCGACCCGGGCCACGAAGCGGCCGCCGGGGTCGAGGAGTTGATCCGCGAGCACCGGCTCAAGCCGGTCGCGGTACTGCTCACCCACGGGCACATCGACCACGTCGCCTCGGTCGTCCCGGTCTGCGGCGCGCGCGGCGTCCCGGCCTGGATCCACCCCGAGGACCGCTACATGCTGGCCGACCCGGAGAAGGCCCTGGGCCGCTCGCTCGGGCAGCAGCTGATGGGCTCGATCACCGTCGGCGAACCGGACGACGTCCGCGAGTTGACCGACGGCGGCGTGCTGGAGCTCGCCGGGCTGCACCTCACCGTCGACCACGCCCCCGGCCATACCGGGGGGTCGGTGACGTTCAGGACGCCCGCGTCGGCGGAGGTTCCGCCGGTGCTGTTCTCGGGCGACCTGCTGTTCGCCGGCTCCATCGGGCGTACCGACCTCCCGGGCGGGGACAGCGCGGCGATCATGCGCTCGCTGGCCCGGGTGTGCCTGCCCCTCGACGACGCGACCGTGGTGCTCTCCGGCCACGGCTCCCAGACCACCATCGGCCGTGAGCGCGCCACCAACCCCTACCTCCGGCAGGCGGGCGGTGCGCCGGGCGCGCCGGCCTTCCCGCGACGAGGAATGTGA
- the ruvA gene encoding Holliday junction branch migration protein RuvA → MIAFVQGPVAVVGAGVAVVEVGGVGMAVQCTPATLATLRVGETARLATSLVVREDSLTLFGFVDDDERATFEVLQAAPGVGPKLAQAILGTHSPEALRVAIAGGDEKALIAVPGIGKAKAAKLLLEYKDKLGAPHGSVPAQKPVAAGPAPWHEQLHAALVGLGYAPREAEEAVARVTPEAEAQSVPDVGALLRLALRGLNRAR, encoded by the coding sequence GTGATCGCCTTCGTGCAGGGCCCGGTCGCCGTGGTGGGGGCCGGGGTGGCCGTGGTGGAGGTCGGCGGGGTGGGCATGGCGGTGCAGTGCACGCCGGCCACGCTGGCCACGCTGCGGGTGGGGGAGACCGCCCGGCTGGCGACCTCGCTGGTGGTCCGGGAGGACTCGCTGACGCTGTTCGGCTTCGTCGACGACGACGAGCGGGCCACCTTCGAGGTGCTGCAGGCGGCGCCCGGGGTCGGCCCGAAGCTCGCCCAGGCGATCCTCGGCACGCACTCGCCGGAGGCGCTCCGGGTGGCGATCGCCGGCGGCGACGAGAAGGCGCTGATCGCGGTGCCCGGCATCGGCAAGGCGAAGGCCGCCAAGCTGCTGCTGGAGTACAAGGACAAGCTCGGCGCCCCGCACGGCAGCGTCCCCGCGCAGAAGCCGGTGGCGGCCGGCCCGGCCCCCTGGCACGAGCAGCTGCACGCGGCCCTGGTGGGCCTCGGCTACGCTCCGCGGGAGGCGGAGGAGGCGGTCGCCCGGGTCACCCCGGAGGCCGAGGCGCAGTCCGTGCCGGACGTCGGCGCCCTGCTGCGACTGGCCCTGCGCGGGCTGAACCGGGCCCGCTGA